Proteins from a genomic interval of Tenacibaculum sp. SZ-18:
- a CDS encoding DNA polymerase III subunit alpha, with protein sequence MFINCHTYYSLRYGSIATEELLQLAESWHIKSLVLTDINSTSACLEFLRTAEKYNVKPLIGVDFRNGAKQEFVLIAKNNTGFENINAYLSEFLHQDTYQIPQRSKLMQDVYVVYPFQKNVDFELLPNEFIGISYQELAKLPFSKWKNKLDKLVVLHTVSFQNKKGFNTHRLLRAIDNNELLSRLHESEQGELWHQFVSEETIEKYFEHYPDIISNTKDLMSSCNVVFDFSGEVPNNQKSYTANEALDYKLLEKLSYRGLEYRYPKADEKVYVRIKKELEIIKEKGFVSYFLINWKILKYARSKGYFYVGRGSGANSIIAYLLRITDVDPIELDLYFERFINLYRKNPPDFDIDFSWQDRDDITNFIFKRFPNTALITVYNTFKYRAAIRELGKVFGLPKSEIDVLSSGSYNYQTLDKLSQLVVIYSKFIQGFPNYLGIHAGGILISEKPIHHYCATFMPPKGFATTQFDMVIAEDVGLYKFDILSQRGLGKIKDAVGIVAKNHANLPPIDIHNIAKFKQDARIKYLLKNAKAIGCFYVESPAMRMLLKKLQVDNYLGLVAASSVIRPGVAQSGMMREYILRFRYPERRKDAHPVLLDIMPETYGVMVYQEDVIKVAHYFGGLTLGEADMLRRGMSGKFRSRDEFLKVKEQFFSNCRNTGKDANFTQEVWRQIESFAGYAFAKGHSASYAVESYQSLYLKAYFPLEYMVATINNSGGFYSVELYVHEARLHGGNILAPCINNSNYLAIIKGKDIFLGFMFLQSFETKTAVKIIEERSKNGSFLSLDDFIERVPISIEQITILIKIDAFRFSGKHKKELLWEAHMKINKVTLDEFNTSLFRVERSSYEIPKLTSTQQENAFDEIELLGFPLSNPFNLLVNRKLSGFRVQNLNAYIGKIVAIEGYLVTVKKTKTSKGKQMFFGTFLDVDGGFIDTVHFPPVAQKYPFRGKGIYRVTGKVMEEFDCITIETQTMERLAIIEDPRYADSRKAQRPKPKKRV encoded by the coding sequence GTGTTTATAAATTGCCATACATATTATAGTTTACGTTACGGCTCAATAGCTACAGAAGAGCTTTTACAGCTTGCTGAAAGTTGGCATATCAAGTCGTTAGTATTGACGGATATTAATTCGACATCTGCTTGTTTAGAATTTTTACGAACTGCAGAAAAGTATAATGTAAAACCTTTAATCGGTGTTGATTTTCGAAACGGAGCAAAGCAAGAATTTGTACTTATTGCGAAAAATAATACAGGCTTTGAAAACATAAATGCATATTTATCTGAGTTTTTACATCAGGATACATATCAGATTCCACAGCGTTCTAAATTAATGCAAGATGTTTATGTGGTTTACCCTTTTCAGAAGAACGTCGATTTTGAGTTATTACCGAATGAATTTATTGGCATTTCGTATCAAGAATTAGCAAAACTTCCTTTTTCTAAATGGAAAAATAAGTTAGACAAATTGGTTGTATTACACACCGTAAGTTTTCAGAATAAAAAAGGATTTAATACACATAGATTATTAAGAGCGATTGATAATAATGAATTATTAAGTCGGTTACATGAATCTGAACAGGGTGAACTATGGCATCAATTTGTTTCAGAAGAAACGATAGAAAAATACTTTGAACATTATCCAGATATAATTTCGAACACTAAAGATCTAATGAGTAGTTGTAATGTGGTGTTTGATTTTTCTGGAGAAGTACCCAATAATCAAAAATCATATACAGCCAATGAAGCTTTGGATTATAAACTTCTTGAAAAGTTAAGCTATCGAGGTTTAGAGTATCGCTATCCTAAAGCTGACGAAAAAGTGTATGTACGAATTAAAAAAGAATTGGAGATTATTAAGGAGAAAGGATTTGTTTCATACTTTTTAATTAATTGGAAGATTTTAAAATACGCTCGATCTAAAGGATATTTTTATGTGGGAAGAGGAAGTGGAGCCAATAGTATTATCGCCTATTTACTTCGAATTACAGATGTAGATCCTATAGAATTGGACTTGTATTTTGAACGTTTTATAAATCTCTACAGAAAGAATCCACCTGATTTTGATATTGATTTCTCATGGCAAGACCGTGATGATATTACCAATTTTATTTTCAAAAGATTTCCGAACACTGCTTTAATTACCGTGTATAATACATTTAAATATAGAGCAGCGATAAGAGAATTAGGAAAAGTGTTTGGTTTGCCCAAAAGTGAAATAGATGTATTGTCATCTGGAAGTTATAATTATCAAACGTTAGATAAGTTATCTCAGCTTGTTGTTATTTATAGTAAATTCATTCAAGGCTTTCCGAACTATTTAGGAATTCATGCAGGAGGAATTTTAATTTCCGAAAAACCAATTCATCATTATTGCGCAACTTTTATGCCTCCAAAAGGATTTGCTACCACGCAATTTGATATGGTAATTGCCGAAGATGTAGGTTTATACAAGTTCGATATTTTAAGTCAGCGAGGTTTAGGAAAAATAAAAGATGCCGTTGGAATTGTTGCGAAAAACCATGCAAATTTACCTCCAATTGATATTCATAACATCGCTAAGTTTAAGCAAGATGCTAGAATTAAATATCTTTTAAAAAACGCAAAAGCTATAGGTTGTTTTTATGTAGAATCTCCAGCCATGCGAATGTTGTTAAAAAAATTACAAGTAGACAACTATTTGGGTTTAGTAGCAGCGAGTTCTGTAATTCGACCAGGAGTTGCACAATCAGGAATGATGCGAGAATATATTTTACGTTTCCGTTATCCTGAAAGAAGAAAAGACGCACATCCTGTATTGTTAGATATTATGCCAGAAACTTATGGAGTTATGGTGTATCAGGAAGATGTGATTAAAGTAGCACATTATTTTGGCGGATTAACTTTAGGTGAAGCCGATATGCTTAGGCGAGGAATGTCAGGTAAATTTAGATCGAGAGATGAGTTTTTAAAAGTAAAAGAACAATTTTTTTCAAATTGTAGAAACACAGGTAAGGATGCAAATTTTACACAAGAAGTTTGGAGACAAATAGAAAGTTTTGCTGGTTATGCTTTTGCTAAAGGACACTCAGCATCATATGCTGTTGAAAGTTATCAGAGTTTATACTTGAAGGCTTATTTTCCGTTGGAGTATATGGTGGCAACGATTAATAATTCTGGTGGTTTTTATAGTGTAGAATTATATGTTCATGAAGCGCGTTTACATGGTGGGAATATTTTAGCTCCCTGTATTAATAATAGTAACTATTTGGCGATTATAAAAGGGAAAGACATTTTCTTAGGCTTTATGTTTTTACAATCTTTTGAAACAAAAACAGCTGTAAAAATTATAGAAGAGAGAAGTAAAAATGGTAGCTTTTTATCCTTGGATGACTTTATAGAACGTGTTCCTATATCTATTGAGCAAATTACGATTTTGATTAAAATTGATGCGTTTCGTTTTTCAGGAAAGCATAAAAAAGAGTTGTTGTGGGAGGCTCATATGAAAATCAATAAAGTCACTTTAGATGAATTTAATACATCACTTTTTCGAGTAGAACGTTCTTCTTATGAAATTCCAAAATTAACATCAACTCAACAAGAAAATGCCTTCGATGAAATTGAATTGTTAGGTTTTCCATTATCTAATCCTTTTAATCTTTTAGTAAATAGAAAACTGAGTGGTTTTCGAGTACAAAACTTAAACGCTTATATAGGAAAAATAGTAGCTATTGAAGGTTATTTGGTTACTGTTAAAAAGACAAAAACATCTAAAGGAAAGCAAATGTTTTTCGGAACATTTTTAGATGTAGATGGCGGTTTTATAGATACTGTACATTTTCCTCCAGTGGCTCAAAAATATCCTTTTAGAGGAAAAGGTATTTATAGAGTTACAGGTAAAGTTATGGAGGAGTTTGATTGTATTACTATTGAAACTCAAACAATGGAAAGACTTGCTATTATTGAAGATCCTCGATATGCCGATAGTAGAAAAGCACAAAGACCCAAACCCAAAAAAAGAGTGTAA
- a CDS encoding VIT domain-containing protein yields the protein MNKTLLLILLSLTFSAFSQNVPKITIEDDKDLKLSDLKINVNITGNSAITTYDMTFYNSHNRTLEGELAFPLGQGQSVYKLAMDLNGSLREAVIVEKELARVAYETTVRQNIDPVLLEKTAGNNYKARVYPIFPKSHKRVVLTYEEKLSYSDNNLIYELPLGITNRINNFSLDFLITDSNFTPNITCKSISKFNINVIDGTTNISTNQRNFKPKNPVKLSLSGKNNTNNTFSYSDYFYSNLALKSEIRTKKKPKRISVIWDVSYSMQHKNIATELLLLKNYIKYLNEVEVELITFNSSVEKKELFKIQDGNSEKLENVISSLTYDGGTNIKALEEVKLTAKEVLLFSDGLANLGSINKLKQKTIYTINSLTSANHFSLNNMATKNGGIYINLRKTPDSKALDLLKQERLQFLGYKANDQINEVYPKGPVNISNDFIITGRFNTATKIDLLFGFQGKVTKTVQVDLKNTKISKQTKRLWAKEKLNHLNIQKENNKEQIIALAKQYHLITDYTSMLILDRIEDYVRYKIDPPKELRSEYKELLAERLRNEKAENQNILDRKEEIFEEYEDIIEWYNTRFTYKKKNHKNTGEEVTNRILDRQINTERRNTRTSTDNNTTNSQNTNSNTQTTISENTTNSNIDYSQRVISGTISDENGPLPGVSVLVKGTTQGTETDFDGRYTINAKSGDVLIYSFVGLKTQEKTVGASNNINTQLEGDNLLEEVVVVGYGTTTRRSVTSASVAQNLIGEVEGVTLQNTDSNKSPITIKGISSISNSQPLYILDGEVVNHNPTQKLNSSEIHNIQVLKSADATKLYGSRGNNGIVIITSKKGIDTNQKEIEQLEKLIKEKIELKAWDSNSPYLDILNKEKTITKAYEKYLKIRDTYSNSPMFFVDIADFFDRQGSKKLAIRVLTNLIEIDLDNYELIKVLAYKLEYFKQYDLAKKMYEKVLELRPEEPQSYRDIALAYKMAGEYQKSFDLLYKIYNGELLIKDIGERFNGIESIAFVELTRLVNKHGNKLKLEEHQKKFFNPLPLDVRIVVDWNHNDTDIDLWVLDPNNEKAYYKNQETKIGGRMSNDMTQGYGPEEFILKKAIKGNYKIMIDYFADNIQKISGPTILRINMFTNYGKKNEEKKTAIVKLDKEEDVIDVGNLVFK from the coding sequence ATGAATAAAACACTACTCCTAATTCTTTTGTCTTTGACTTTTAGTGCATTTTCTCAAAATGTTCCTAAAATCACTATTGAAGATGATAAAGATTTAAAACTATCTGATTTAAAAATAAACGTAAATATCACTGGTAATTCTGCTATTACTACATACGATATGACTTTTTATAATAGTCATAATCGAACATTAGAAGGTGAGTTAGCATTTCCACTTGGACAAGGACAATCGGTTTATAAACTTGCCATGGACTTAAATGGTTCACTTCGAGAAGCTGTAATTGTTGAAAAAGAATTAGCTCGTGTTGCTTATGAAACAACTGTAAGACAAAATATTGATCCTGTACTTTTAGAAAAAACAGCAGGAAATAATTATAAAGCAAGAGTTTACCCAATTTTTCCAAAAAGTCATAAAAGAGTTGTTTTAACCTACGAAGAAAAACTCTCTTATTCAGATAATAATTTAATTTATGAATTGCCTTTAGGTATTACAAATAGAATAAATAACTTTTCACTTGATTTCTTAATAACAGATAGTAATTTCACTCCTAATATTACATGTAAATCCATTTCAAAATTTAATATTAATGTAATTGACGGCACCACAAATATTTCAACAAATCAACGAAATTTCAAACCTAAAAACCCTGTGAAATTAAGTTTATCTGGAAAAAACAACACTAACAACACATTTTCTTATAGCGATTACTTCTACAGCAATCTTGCTTTAAAAAGTGAAATTAGGACAAAAAAGAAACCAAAAAGAATTAGTGTTATTTGGGATGTATCGTACTCAATGCAACATAAAAACATAGCTACTGAACTCCTTCTTTTAAAAAATTACATAAAGTACTTAAATGAAGTAGAAGTAGAACTAATCACTTTTAATAGTTCAGTTGAAAAAAAAGAGCTATTTAAAATTCAAGATGGAAATTCTGAAAAGCTAGAAAATGTAATATCGTCACTTACATATGACGGGGGAACAAATATAAAAGCACTGGAAGAAGTGAAATTAACAGCTAAAGAAGTACTATTATTTTCAGACGGATTGGCAAATTTAGGTTCTATTAATAAACTGAAGCAAAAAACAATTTATACGATTAATTCTTTAACATCTGCCAATCATTTCTCATTGAACAATATGGCTACTAAAAATGGAGGTATTTATATTAATCTTAGAAAAACTCCAGACTCAAAAGCTTTGGATTTGTTGAAACAAGAAAGATTACAATTTTTAGGATATAAGGCTAATGATCAAATTAATGAAGTATATCCTAAAGGACCAGTTAACATTTCTAATGACTTTATAATTACTGGAAGATTCAATACAGCTACTAAAATTGATTTGCTATTCGGATTTCAAGGAAAAGTTACCAAAACTGTTCAAGTAGATTTAAAAAACACAAAAATATCTAAGCAAACAAAACGATTATGGGCAAAGGAAAAATTGAATCATCTTAACATTCAGAAAGAAAATAATAAAGAACAAATCATTGCTTTAGCAAAACAATATCATTTAATTACAGACTACACTTCTATGTTAATCTTAGATAGAATTGAGGATTATGTACGTTATAAAATTGACCCTCCAAAGGAATTAAGGTCTGAATACAAAGAACTTTTAGCTGAACGATTACGAAATGAAAAAGCTGAAAACCAAAATATCTTAGATAGAAAAGAAGAAATTTTTGAAGAATATGAAGATATTATCGAATGGTATAATACTCGTTTTACTTACAAAAAGAAAAATCATAAAAATACAGGTGAGGAAGTAACTAATAGAATTCTAGATAGACAAATAAATACTGAAAGAAGAAATACAAGAACCTCTACAGATAATAACACAACAAATTCTCAAAACACGAATTCGAATACACAAACCACCATAAGTGAAAACACGACTAACTCAAATATTGATTATTCTCAAAGAGTTATTTCAGGTACAATAAGTGATGAAAATGGGCCACTGCCTGGTGTTAGCGTTTTAGTAAAAGGAACTACACAAGGAACAGAAACTGACTTTGATGGCAGATATACGATCAATGCAAAATCTGGTGATGTTCTTATTTACTCTTTTGTGGGATTAAAAACTCAGGAAAAAACAGTTGGTGCATCTAATAATATCAATACGCAACTGGAAGGTGATAACCTACTTGAAGAAGTTGTAGTTGTTGGATACGGTACAACTACTCGAAGAAGTGTAACAAGTGCATCAGTGGCTCAAAACCTAATTGGTGAAGTTGAGGGTGTTACTCTCCAGAATACTGATTCTAATAAAAGTCCAATTACAATAAAAGGTATAAGTAGTATTTCTAACAGTCAACCCTTATACATTTTAGATGGCGAAGTAGTTAATCATAATCCAACCCAAAAATTAAATAGTTCTGAAATTCACAATATTCAAGTTCTAAAATCAGCAGATGCAACAAAATTATACGGCAGTAGAGGAAATAATGGTATTGTAATAATTACTTCAAAAAAAGGAATTGATACAAATCAAAAGGAAATTGAACAACTAGAAAAGCTAATTAAAGAAAAAATAGAACTCAAAGCTTGGGATTCAAATTCTCCATATTTAGATATTTTAAACAAGGAAAAAACAATTACAAAAGCGTATGAAAAATATCTAAAAATAAGAGATACGTATTCTAATAGCCCGATGTTTTTCGTTGATATTGCTGACTTTTTCGATCGTCAAGGATCAAAAAAATTAGCTATTAGAGTTTTAACAAACTTAATTGAAATTGATTTAGACAACTACGAGTTAATTAAAGTACTCGCTTATAAATTGGAATATTTTAAGCAATATGATTTAGCTAAAAAAATGTATGAAAAAGTTTTAGAATTAAGACCGGAAGAACCACAGTCATATAGAGATATAGCGCTGGCTTACAAAATGGCCGGAGAATACCAAAAGAGTTTTGATTTACTATATAAAATTTATAACGGAGAGCTACTAATTAAAGATATTGGTGAACGCTTTAATGGTATAGAATCTATTGCTTTTGTAGAATTAACAAGATTGGTAAACAAACATGGAAATAAATTAAAATTGGAAGAACATCAAAAGAAATTTTTCAATCCGTTACCGCTTGATGTTAGAATTGTAGTTGACTGGAATCATAATGATACTGATATTGATTTATGGGTATTAGATCCGAACAATGAAAAAGCTTATTACAAAAATCAAGAGACCAAAATTGGTGGAAGAATGTCAAATGATATGACACAAGGTTATGGTCCAGAAGAATTCATTCTGAAGAAAGCTATCAAGGGGAATTATAAAATCATGATCGATTACTTTGCAGATAATATTCAAAAAATCTCGGGCCCAACAATTTTAAGAATTAACATGTTCACTAATTATGGAAAGAAAAATGAAGAAAAGAAAACTGCTATTGTAAAGTTAGATAAAGAGGAAGATGTAATTGATGTTGGTAATTTAGTATTTAAGTAA
- a CDS encoding XRE family transcriptional regulator — protein MKNIAKNIRHLRKLKRLTQEQFAEDLLITRSRVSSYEEGRSEPPIEALINFSSYFNLPIDILVKNDLTYATDTSFIEIGNQRVLFPIAVDSTNDNMIEVVPTEASAGYLLGYDDPEYIEQLQKIKLPFLPTGKHRAFPIKGDSMHPMKDGSYVVASFVEDILDVRNGTSYIIVTKNDGMTYKRVYNEIEESNSLLLVPDNKNYASYNVPVSEVIELWEFTCSINTQEYDEKDLKISSIATMLTQLGVELKSLAELK, from the coding sequence ATGAAAAATATCGCAAAAAATATCCGTCACTTACGTAAGTTAAAAAGATTAACTCAAGAGCAATTTGCTGAAGATTTATTAATTACAAGATCAAGAGTTTCTTCTTATGAAGAAGGTCGTTCTGAGCCTCCTATAGAAGCATTAATAAATTTTTCTAGCTACTTCAATTTACCTATTGATATCTTGGTTAAAAATGATTTAACTTATGCTACCGATACCTCTTTTATTGAAATTGGAAATCAACGTGTCTTATTTCCAATAGCTGTAGATAGCACTAATGATAATATGATTGAAGTTGTTCCTACAGAAGCTTCTGCTGGATATTTATTAGGTTATGATGATCCAGAATATATTGAGCAATTACAAAAAATAAAACTTCCTTTTTTACCTACGGGAAAACACAGAGCTTTTCCTATTAAAGGAGATTCTATGCATCCAATGAAAGATGGTTCTTACGTAGTTGCTAGTTTTGTGGAAGATATTCTTGATGTAAGAAATGGTACATCGTACATTATTGTAACCAAAAACGATGGTATGACCTACAAACGTGTGTATAACGAAATAGAGGAAAGCAATTCTTTATTACTTGTACCTGATAATAAGAATTATGCATCTTACAACGTTCCTGTATCAGAAGTTATTGAACTTTGGGAGTTTACTTGTAGTATTAACACTCAAGAATATGACGAAAAAGATTTGAAGATTAGTAGTATTGCTACTATGCTTACACAGTTAGGAGTTGAACTAAAATCGTTAGCTGAATTGAAATAA
- a CDS encoding SOS response-associated peptidase, with protein sequence MCYDVKVSLEAQLKRAKRFGDWAAVEEIMERLAPMTDLPIHHSSGFNHPEMLIYTDEDPRFPVVATWGLVPHWVSDEEQMKKTWNNTLNARGETIFEKPSFRESARHQRCLIYIDGFYEHHHYNKNTYPFYIYRKDKEPIVLAGLWNEWKNPDKGSFTSFSIVTTSANELLTKIHNNPKLKAPRMPLILTDETEEKWLNPISNDSEIQQIESIIQSYPNDLLNYHTVKRLRGKEYMGNVPEISDEVVYEELVFE encoded by the coding sequence ATGTGTTATGATGTAAAAGTTAGTTTAGAAGCTCAATTAAAGAGAGCAAAACGTTTTGGAGATTGGGCAGCAGTTGAGGAAATTATGGAAAGATTAGCTCCAATGACTGATTTACCAATTCACCATTCATCTGGGTTTAATCATCCAGAAATGCTGATATATACTGATGAAGATCCACGGTTTCCAGTAGTTGCGACTTGGGGATTGGTTCCTCATTGGGTAAGTGATGAGGAGCAAATGAAAAAAACTTGGAATAATACATTAAATGCTCGAGGTGAAACTATTTTTGAAAAACCATCGTTCAGAGAATCGGCTAGACATCAAAGATGTTTAATTTATATAGACGGTTTTTATGAACATCATCATTATAACAAAAATACTTATCCATTTTATATTTATAGAAAAGACAAAGAACCAATTGTGCTCGCAGGACTTTGGAATGAGTGGAAGAATCCTGATAAAGGATCGTTTACTTCCTTTTCAATTGTTACTACATCGGCCAATGAGTTATTGACTAAAATTCATAATAATCCAAAATTAAAAGCTCCTCGAATGCCTTTAATTTTAACTGATGAAACTGAAGAAAAATGGTTAAATCCAATTTCGAATGATTCAGAAATACAACAAATTGAAAGTATTATTCAGTCATATCCTAACGATTTATTGAATTATCATACCGTAAAAAGACTTCGAGGAAAAGAATATATGGGTAATGTGCCAGAAATTTCAGATGAGGTTGTTTATGAAGAATTGGTTTTTGAGTAG
- a CDS encoding FecCD family ABC transporter permease, which translates to MEKQNSYTRHFIFLGITLISMGLFNISIGSVDIPIPEIFKTLFGQTPSKSSWETIIINYRLPKTITAILVGSGLSVSGLLMQTLFRNPLAGPFVLGISSGASLGVAIFLLGTGLLGGIFSFSAFLNWGLPFASSVGAFLVLLAVIIAANKVRNTMSILIIGLMFGSLASALISILSYFSEAEQIKQFVFWGFGSLGNLTWNEILIFFGVFVISAVGIFFSIKPLNSFLLGENYAKSLGINTKKSRNIILIVTSLLTGVITAFCGPIAFIGLAVPHITKLIFKTSNHKILIPSVSLLGGIILLICDSIAQLPHSEFTLPINAITSLFGAPVVIWLLVRKKKIYV; encoded by the coding sequence ATGGAAAAGCAAAACAGCTATACTAGACATTTTATATTTCTAGGAATCACTTTGATTTCAATGGGATTATTTAATATTAGTATTGGTTCTGTTGATATTCCTATACCAGAAATATTTAAAACTTTATTTGGTCAAACACCTTCAAAATCTAGTTGGGAAACTATTATTATAAACTACAGATTACCAAAAACAATTACAGCAATTTTAGTTGGATCGGGACTTTCAGTTAGTGGTTTGTTAATGCAAACACTATTTAGAAATCCATTAGCAGGACCTTTTGTTTTGGGAATTTCTTCTGGAGCAAGTTTAGGTGTTGCAATTTTTCTTCTCGGTACAGGTTTACTAGGTGGTATTTTTAGTTTCTCTGCTTTTTTAAATTGGGGTTTGCCTTTTGCATCAAGTGTAGGAGCATTTCTTGTTTTATTAGCAGTTATAATTGCTGCTAACAAAGTAAGAAATACAATGTCTATCTTAATTATAGGATTAATGTTTGGATCTTTAGCTTCTGCTTTAATCAGTATTCTTTCTTATTTCAGTGAGGCAGAACAAATAAAACAATTTGTATTCTGGGGATTTGGAAGTTTAGGAAACTTGACATGGAATGAAATTCTAATATTCTTCGGTGTATTTGTAATTTCTGCTGTTGGTATATTCTTTTCTATAAAACCATTAAATAGTTTTTTACTTGGTGAAAACTATGCAAAAAGCCTAGGAATTAACACTAAAAAAAGCAGAAATATTATTCTAATTGTCACCAGTTTATTAACTGGAGTTATCACTGCTTTCTGCGGCCCAATAGCTTTTATTGGTTTAGCCGTTCCCCACATAACAAAATTGATTTTTAAAACTTCCAATCATAAAATATTAATTCCTTCAGTTTCATTACTAGGTGGAATCATTTTATTAATTTGCGATAGTATTGCGCAACTACCACATAGTGAATTTACCTTACCAATAAACGCAATAACGTCTTTATTTGGTGCACCGGTTGTAATCTGGTTATTAGTTAGAAAAAAGAAGATATACGTTTAA
- a CDS encoding non-canonical purine NTP diphosphatase, producing MKLVFATNNLNKLKEVQEMLPKSIELLSLKDIGCFEDIEETATSLEGNAKIKANHITKNYQYNCFADDTGLEVKALNGEPGVYSARYAGEPANAENNMQKLLDNLKETSNREAQFRTSICLNLDDKQFLFDGICKGQILTKRRGEKGFGYDPIFQPEGYENSFAQMSSVEKNKISHRGLAIEKLIDFLKNY from the coding sequence ATGAAACTCGTATTTGCTACAAACAACCTAAATAAATTGAAAGAAGTACAAGAAATGCTTCCTAAATCAATAGAGTTATTGTCCTTAAAAGATATTGGTTGTTTTGAAGATATTGAAGAAACTGCTACCTCATTAGAAGGAAACGCTAAAATAAAAGCAAATCATATAACTAAAAATTATCAATACAATTGTTTTGCTGACGATACTGGTTTAGAAGTTAAAGCACTAAATGGAGAACCCGGAGTGTACTCGGCACGTTATGCAGGTGAACCAGCAAATGCTGAAAACAACATGCAAAAACTACTTGATAATTTAAAGGAAACTAGCAACAGAGAAGCACAATTTAGAACCTCTATTTGCCTCAATCTAGATGATAAACAATTTTTATTTGATGGAATTTGTAAAGGCCAAATTTTAACTAAAAGAAGAGGCGAAAAAGGATTTGGTTACGACCCTATTTTTCAACCAGAAGGTTATGAAAATTCTTTTGCTCAAATGAGTTCTGTGGAAAAAAATAAAATCAGCCATAGAGGCTTGGCAATCGAAAAGTTAATCGATTTTTTAAAAAACTACTAA
- the dinB gene encoding DNA polymerase IV, with the protein MNTNRSIVHMDLDTFFVSCERLLDSKLNGKPVLIGGTSDRGVVASCSYEARTFGIHSAMPMRMAKQLCPEAIVIRGNSHVYSKYSDLVTEVIKDSVPLYEKTSVDEFYIDLTGMDKFFGCHTLASELRQKIIRETGLPISFGHSVNKTVSKIATGEAKPNNQIRIEKGTEKPFLSPLSVKKIPMVGEVTYKSLCDLGIKKIRTIQEMPLEMMAKVFGKNGVSIWKKANGIDNSPVVQYYERKSISTERTFDRDTTDVQKLESIIVAIAENLAFQLRRGNKLTSCITFKIRYSDFQTYTQQQRIPYSAADHKIIPVVKELYKKLYKRRMLVRLIGVRFSHLVEGGHQIDLFDDDEKILNLYTAMDKLRERYGDRAVMRAKGMEAKSIARWNPFNGNPPPLLANRRR; encoded by the coding sequence ATGAATACAAATAGATCAATTGTACACATGGACTTAGATACTTTCTTTGTTTCGTGTGAACGGTTATTGGATAGTAAGTTGAACGGAAAACCCGTATTAATTGGTGGAACTTCCGATAGAGGAGTAGTGGCATCTTGTAGTTATGAAGCAAGAACGTTTGGAATTCATTCTGCAATGCCAATGAGAATGGCAAAACAATTATGTCCAGAAGCTATTGTAATTAGAGGAAATTCTCATGTATATTCGAAATATTCTGATTTAGTAACAGAGGTGATTAAAGATTCAGTTCCGTTATATGAGAAAACTTCGGTAGATGAATTTTATATTGATTTGACAGGAATGGATAAGTTTTTCGGTTGTCATACCTTAGCTTCTGAATTAAGACAAAAAATTATTAGAGAAACAGGATTGCCTATTTCTTTTGGACATTCCGTTAATAAAACAGTTTCTAAAATTGCTACAGGAGAAGCAAAACCTAACAATCAAATTCGAATAGAAAAAGGAACAGAAAAACCTTTCTTATCTCCACTTTCTGTGAAGAAAATACCAATGGTAGGAGAGGTGACATATAAATCGTTATGTGATTTAGGAATTAAAAAAATTAGAACTATTCAGGAAATGCCATTAGAAATGATGGCGAAAGTATTTGGTAAAAACGGGGTTTCTATCTGGAAAAAAGCCAACGGAATAGACAACAGTCCGGTGGTTCAATATTATGAAAGAAAATCTATTTCTACCGAACGAACTTTTGATAGAGATACTACAGATGTTCAGAAACTAGAAAGTATTATTGTCGCTATTGCAGAAAATTTAGCATTTCAATTACGAAGGGGAAATAAGCTGACTTCTTGTATTACTTTTAAAATTCGTTATTCAGATTTTCAAACTTATACGCAACAACAACGAATTCCGTATAGTGCCGCCGATCATAAAATAATTCCTGTTGTGAAAGAATTATATAAGAAACTATACAAACGAAGAATGTTAGTTCGTTTAATTGGAGTTCGGTTTTCACATTTGGTGGAAGGCGGACATCAAATCGATTTGTTTGATGATGACGAGAAGATTCTAAATTTATATACAGCGATGGATAAATTAAGAGAACGTTATGGAGATAGAGCTGTAATGCGAGCAAAAGGAATGGAAGCAAAAAGTATTGCGAGATGGAATCCTTTTAATGGAAATCCGCCGCCGTTATTAGCAAATAGAAGAAGATGA